Genomic window (Zingiber officinale cultivar Zhangliang chromosome 2B, Zo_v1.1, whole genome shotgun sequence):
TGTTTCCTTCGCCATGATTTTCTAAGCAACCTCCTCGCCTCCTGCCCCCTCCTCGAGACTCTGCAACTCATCTTTTGCTATGGGCTCGTGGACGGTGCGGGCAGGCTAAGCATCCACTCCGCCTCCATCAAGCATCTCGTCCTGTTCTACATGATCCCCAGCATTGCCGCCATCGACATCCAGGGTCCAAAGCTCGAGTCACTCGTCGTCGAGGTAGTCCCTGAGCTGCACATTGAAGCGCCTAAGATCCGGAACGCCTCCTTCTTTCTTGATCACGACCTGCCAGAAGATCCTCCGGTTGCTTTGATGAATCTTTTCAGAGCTGCTTCTCCACATGGAGTCGCTTGGCTCGTGCTGAATTCTAGCAGAACCCCAAACGTACGTGAGAGAATTAAGATCAAGCTGAACTTAATTTATGCACGCTCTGGCTCTTTGATTGATAATAATATAATTTGCTTTGATTGACAGGGATTAGCAGCACAAAACGCAATTGATGAATTTATTTATCATCAATTTATTTGTCCGAAATACAAAACTAAAGTCATGATCTTCAACCTCGACTTCAATTTGAAAGATCAATCGTCAACTATGATACTGACCCAGTTGCTCAAGAAGTGCAATGACAATGCTAGATTTGATATACGTGCAGATTCTACGCATATAGAGAGCACCATTGAAAACAATCACTTTGTCCGTGGCTCTACAGGAGTAGAACTAATTGAGTTACGAATGAAAACGTTCGAGGAGACATTTGAAGAGTTTTTCTTAAACCAGAAGGAGATGGCAGAGGAATTGAAGGAAATGGGATTGCAATGGTTGAGAAGTCGCACAAGTAGGGAGCAGTTCGAGGATATATTAGCATCCGAGGAGTCTCTGTACCAAGTATCTCCCGACATTGATAATTGCATTGAAATGAAAATTTAGTTATTGTTTTTTTCTCTTCGTCCAATATAATTAGTAATTAGTAATGATATTGgttaaataaaattatcatattTTAATTAGTGATGATAATTAATGATTATAAAATGTTGTCTATGTTATGTCATTGGGCTAGTAGGATAATATTTGAGCTAATCGTTAATTTTGAAGAGTCAGTGGGTTATAATTAAGGAGTTAGtggattatgtattagtttataaTAGCTATTTATTTATCAATGAAATACATTGAGAATACTTTTTATCCTCCTTGTCTATCTTTAACCTTCTACTATTGTGCAAAACTAGCTGATTTTTAGCTGAGGTATAAGAGCCAATGATGACTTTCAAAAGTTGTGTACAACTAGTTATTCCTCGATTCAATGGTCATTATGACCATTAGACCATGCTCATTGAGAATTTTTTAATATTCAAAGAGTATAGAAATTAAGATAATAATTTATGGAATAGGAGAACCAACAAAAAAGTGTTGCGCCTACAAATACATTAGATGATGTTTTATGATCACTCTAGCATTGTTGCACTTATAAATTCAAATCTTATGTCTCTCTAGAATACAATCTTATACGCAAGATGTATTTTCATCTAGTCTTAAAATAACATAAACATACAAATAAATATAGGAATATTATGGTTCACAGCTAATctatattaacaaaaaaaaattaattttatataaataaaataaaagttaaattgGATAAATTTTATATTCGGACCTTATGTGAAATCCTTCTTAAACTTTTTTGACAAGGTGAGACGTAATTAAGTTAAGATAAACAAGGTGAAGAGTTATCCCCGAAGATAACTCTTACTTCTAATGTTAATTAAGGAATTAGTGGGTAATGTATTAGTTTATAAAAAGCTATTTGTTTATCAACGAAATGCATCaagaatataatatttttttattctccTTGTCTATCTTGCGCCTTCTACTATTGTGCAAAACTATTTGATTTTTTACATTGATATCAAAGTCAAGTTTCAAGATGAATGATGACTTTTGAAAGTTTTGTACGCTAGTCACTATGATCATTGAAACATACTCATGTAGAATTTCTTAAGGTCCAAATAATATTGAAAGATCGTGATTTTTGGAATAACAAAACCAACTAAAGGTGTTGCACTTAGAGATGTGGAAAAGGTAATACACTTAGAGATCGTGATTTTTGTATCTAGCCGGCAGTCCAGTGATATTGGACTGTTTGAGATGAGTGTTATCACATTTTACTTCAATGCATACTCTCTTTGACCGATATATAACAAAATTTTCTTTGATAGGCAAATATAAACAATAGAAACATACTTGATAAATTTATTTCTCCGTAGTACCAAGAGAACACCATGATCTACAACCTTGACTTTAATCTAAAAGATTGATCGTCAACTATGATATTGACCAAGTTCTTCAAGAAGTGCAATGACTGTAATACCAAGTTTGATATACTTACAGATTCTACACATATAGATAGCACCATTGAAAACGATCACTTGCTCCATGACTCTATAGAAGTAGAACTAATTGATTTACATATGAGAATGTCCAACAAGACGCTTGAAGGGTTTCTCTCGAATCAGAAGGAGATGACAAAGGAATTAAAGGAAATAGGATTGCAAATGTTGATAAGTCGCACCAGGGAGAGCAGTTCAAGGATATATTAACATCTGAGGAGTCTCTATTCCAAGTATCTTCCAGTATTGCAAACTCTATCGAAATAaaatttgtgtttatttttttctcttcattCAGCTTGGCTAACTTGTAATTTACATGAATGTGTGCACCCTTTGTTGAATAATCTAACTAGAAAATTCTTTAAATGTCGGCTTTGAGTCATATTTTGAATACCTTTAAGTTATAAAATTTAATGTAAATGTTATTATTGACTTTGCTAGCAAGCTACTAAGTTGATGAGTTAATAATTAAAGATGAAAGTGGTTAAAGAAAATTATCAGATTTTAATTAGTAGTGACAAGTAgtgatatttataaaaaattatccaAGTTCAATGTATTTAAAGTGGTATGTAGTTCGAAAAACTGGATatctagatttaaaaaaaaaaatagtaaataagAGACGGGCTGCATTTCTAATTTCCCAAGCAACTGGACTTCTTGGATTTAGTTGGCGGAGTAAGAATGTGTGCAAGAAGTTATTTCCAATGAGATCTTGACCTCTCCGATGCTTAATTTGTAATGCAGGATCAACCTAACATGACCCCCTTAAACTTCAAACGGTTATAATTTTTGATTCAAGACTCAGAATCAAACTCTGTCCGTCACCATACGTGTAAAATTTACAAATCTACATTTGTTATTGGGAACCAATTTTTGGGCTCAAATATCACTGtttatgtaaaataccggaaaaaatggcgaataaagataagagaattttctggaattttagaaatttttcgggaatttttcggagctcgtatggacgagtttacggggatgaaaatggggccccgggaaagcctgtttagactacccatttaagtaaggaaaagttatttttcttttcctttttcttttcctttttctttttattcattTCCTTACTCTCCCCGCTGAACCCGTGCGTgccatttctcttctcctccgctgaattcacccgtgccctaacctcctagcgCCGGCGGTTACCTCTTCTTCTCCGATTGAACGCCGGCCaagcttcttcttcccctctcttcCGAGCTGTGTCGCCTGATTCTGTCTCCTCCTGTGCCGCAGACGTTTCTTCTCGCCGGCACTTAAGCGCCGCCCTTTCCACTTCTCGGATCTGTGCGCCGACGCCGCCTTCCTTTTCCCTCTTGTCTCTGCCCGACGACGCCACCCGACCCCTGCAGCCAGGTGATCATCCCGcggcttcctctgccctagcgccggcagacGACCGCCGCCCTGCGCCGCTGCCAACTCTTGACCCGAGCAGTGCTATcggctgtgccctagatcgccggaatCTAGAAGCTTGCGTTGGTTGGTCTTCGATTTGGAGCAGCAACCCAAGCATTGGTGTCCccttccgtgccctaattccactgTTGGGTCTACTTCAGCCACGTTGTGCCCTAGCTTTGGCCAGGCAGCCACTACCTTGCGGTCATGTTGGAGATCAGTAAGTGAAGAATTTTCCCTACTGTGGATTAGAAATCACGGCTGTGAGGAAGAGTTTCTAGCCAAGTATTGTGTGTTGTGGGGAAGACTTTAGCAAGGAGGTCTTGCTGTGATATACCTTGTTTACAGTAGCAATTAGTTCACCTTGTTCGGTGATCAACAGCGGTTGAGCTTGAGGTACGATGTAGGGATCTTGATACATTTTATAATTTATGTGGTCTATGAATTAGCATCTTTGCTTATTTCTTGATCTTATGGTCGATTTTTTGACCAGAAGGGGAGAATCCAGCAAGGCGATTTCGCGCTGAGGTGTTCTTGTCCAGCATACCGTTGCAGCTCTTTAATTTTGGATCAACAGCAGTTCATttgttgaggtgagtttttgtACTGAGGATTAGGGTTGCAGCAAATCTTTTGCTGTATGATTGGAGTTTAGTTACAGATTTAGATTCATTAGTAATCATTTACTTGAGGAATTGTTAAGGTGGATTAAATCAACAGAAAATGATTATCAAGTGTTGGATGGATTTTGGAAGAAAAGGATGAGATTGTTAGATtggatttattaagattttggcTTGCATTGTCCAATCTACGATAAACCTAAgtgattgattgcatatttattttaGGGTTCTGATTTGAGACAAGAGCTTTGATTAGAGGACatacgatctacattggaggcgggtacctcttgacttatcttttatgatattgtca
Coding sequences:
- the LOC122047775 gene encoding F-box protein At3g59000-like, with translation MTDRYKRRREQASAPEDRLTSLHEDLLNSILSFLSIKQRVALSAVCSRFRRLLPFIPRLDAFHLDVGLKEVTFPRALIRQCHVVVFLDGADLPKPLMQFIIFNLAEAGVQDLILGTSVFRGWMNVSGRDCGLFGIKSLRSLSLNNTRVSKFSDRRPLSPLGCALLTSLKMELCFLRHDFLSNLLASCPLLETLQLIFCYGLVDGAGRLSIHSASIKHLVLFYMIPSIAAIDIQGPKLESLVVEVVPELHIEAPKIRNASFFLDHDLPEDPPVALMNLFRAASPHGVAWLVLNSSRTPNGLAAQNAIDEFIYHQFICPKYKTKVMIFNLDFNLKDQSSTMILTQLLKKCNDNARFDIRADSTHIESTIENNHFVRGSTGVELIELRMKTFEETFEEFFLNQKEMAEELKEMGLQWLRSRTSREQFEDILASEESLYQVSPDIDNCIEMKI